The Candidatus Anoxymicrobium japonicum genomic interval GCCGCAACATCCCCAGGGCGTGCTTTTATCCTTCTTTATTGCGCATGAAGTCGGCCGTGTTGAAGAAATTATTGAGCAACACCTTGCGCACATCCTCGCTCAGGCCGACGTCCTCCATGGCCAGCGCCATGCAGGCGACCCATTGATCGCGTTCTTTCGTGCCGATGGCAAAGGGCATATGGCGGGCGCGCAGCTTGGGATGGCCGAACTTTTCGACAAACAGATCGGGGCCGCCGAACCAGCCGGAAAGAAACATGAAGAGCTTGTCCCGCGAACCGGAAAGATCGGCCGGATGCATGGCCCGCAGTTCGGCAAAATGAGAAACGGTGTCCATCAATTCGTAGAAACGGGCGGTCAGCCTGGCAATGGTGGCTTCGCCGCCGATTTTTTCGTAGGTCGTGGGCGTTGTGGCTTGATCGGTCATGATTCAGGTCGCAGGAAACGTGAGAAAGCCGGCAAGTGTAACGGAGGCGGCGATGATTGCCGATAGCATGCCAGCAGCGCGAGATCAGGCGCTTGCCTTTTCCTCGGCATGGAGGATTCCCCCCCAGCCATTTTGGGACTTGCTCCGGTACATGGCCTTGTCCACCGAGGCAATGACTGACTCCAGATCGGCCCCATGATCGGGGAAATTGCCGACACCAATCGAAACATTGAAGTCGATTCCATTTTGTAGCGCCCAGTCGTTGATTTCCTGACGTACCCGCTGTGCGACGATTTCGCCGCCCTGACGTGAGGTTCTGGGCAGAACGAGCAAAAACTCATCACCACCATAACGCGCCACCAGATCAATATCTCGAACGTTATCGAGAATGCGTTCGGCTACCGCGACCAGAACCTTGTCGCCCACGTGATGGCCGTGCGTGTCGTTTACCCGCTTGAAACCGTCCAGATCGGCGAAGAGCACGACGATTTCGCCGCCATTGGTGGCCGGCGAGCGAAACAATTCGGAAGCGCGCTCAATCAGCGCTCGCCGGTTGAGCATCCCGGTCAGCGCATCGACATTTCGCTCATACGAGAGCTTCTGGCGGGCCCGCTCGATCTTTGCAGTCAGCGAATAGGAGTAGAGAACGACAATGGCAAAAAAGACCAGGAAAAAGATCGCGCTGACGGAGAAGATGGCGAGGTAGTCAGGCAGACGTAGCCAGACGATGAAGATAGATGCCCCCAAGCTGCCGACTACGGCCTCGCCGAAAAGCGCCAGGCCGTAGCGCATGCCATTGCCGAGGATGACCATGAGAAATACCAGGAAGCCGGGCGAACTGAGTGTAGCGTCGGCAAGTGCGGCGAAAGTGGCGGCAGCGATATCGACCCACATGGTCAGACGCTGGCGCCATGGCGCATGCGGCACACGCATTGCGTGCCACATGAAGAACAGGATTTCG includes:
- a CDS encoding hemoglobin-like protein, with the protein product MTDQATTPTTYEKIGGEATIARLTARFYELMDTVSHFAELRAMHPADLSGSRDKLFMFLSGWFGGPDLFVEKFGHPKLRARHMPFAIGTKERDQWVACMALAMEDVGLSEDVRKVLLNNFFNTADFMRNKEG